One Amaranthus tricolor cultivar Red isolate AtriRed21 chromosome 1, ASM2621246v1, whole genome shotgun sequence DNA window includes the following coding sequences:
- the LOC130816114 gene encoding SKP1-like protein 12, producing MASSSSEKIITLMSSDGQTFDVESDIVESQSLMIKSLIKGHNFTNGVTPLKVHADILPHILDYCKKHAKQDPPINDEELKKWDEEFIKCNWSILFDLTMAANYLLMDSLIDLTCRTVADMIKGMSVEKIREDFQIKNDFTPEEEKQVRNENSWVFERF from the coding sequence ATGGCATCGTCTTCATCCGAGAAGATAATAACCCTAATGAGTTCGGATGGACAGACATTCGATGTGGAATCCGACATCGTCGAATCGCAAAGTCTGATGATCAAGAGCCTTATCAAGGGTCACAACTTCACCAATGGTGTTACTCCGCTTAAAGTTCATGCAGATATTCTGCCGCACATTCTCGATTACTGCAAAAAACACGCCAAACAGGATCCACCTATAAATGATGAAGAACTCAAGAAATGGGATGAAGAATTCATCAAATGTAATTGGAGTATCTTGTTTGATCTGACTATGGCTGCTAATTATCTTCTTATGGATTCTTTGATTGATTTGACTTGCCGAACAGTGGCCGACATGATTAAAGGTATGTCTGTGGAGAAAATCAGGGAAGATTTCCAAATCAAGAATGATTTTACACCTGAAGAAGAGAAACAAGTTCGAAATGAGAATTCATGGGTATTCGAGAGATTCTGA